The Choloepus didactylus isolate mChoDid1 chromosome 13, mChoDid1.pri, whole genome shotgun sequence genome contains a region encoding:
- the SEPTIN8 gene encoding septin-8 isoform X5 has product MQNAEPEPRSLSLGGHVGFDSLPDQLVSKSVTQGFSFNILCVGETGIGKSTLMNTLFNTTFETEEASHHEERVRLRPQTYDLQESNVQLKLTIVDAVGFGDQINKDESYRPIVDYIDAQFENYLQEELKIRRSLFDYHDTRIHVCLYFITPTGHSLKSLDLVTMKKLDSKVNIIPIIAKADTISKSELHKFKIKIMGELVSNGVQIYQFPTDDEAVAEINAVMNAHLPFAVVGSTEEVKVGNKLVRARQYPWGVVQVENENHCDFVKLREMLIRVNMEDLREQTHSRHYELYRRCKLEEMGFQDSDGDSQPFSLQETYEAKRKEFLNELQRKEEEMRQMFVNKVKETELELKEKERELHEKFEHLKRVHQEEKRKLEEKRRELEEETNAFNRRKAAVEALQSQALHATSQQPLRKDKDKKKS; this is encoded by the exons ATGCAG AATGCAGAGCCGGAGCCCCGGAGCCTCTCCCTGGGGGGCCATGTGGGTTTCGACAGCCTCCCGGACCAGCTGGTCAGTAAGTCAGTCACTCAGGGCTTCAGCTTCAACATCCTCTGCGTGG GGGAGACTGGCATTGGCAAGTCCACGCTGATGAACACACTCTTCAACACAACCTTCGAGACGGAGGAAGCCAGCCACCATGAGGAGCGCGTGCGTCTGCGGCCCCAGACCTACGACCTCCAAGAGAGCAACGTGCAGCTCAAGCTGACTATCGTGGACGCCGTGGGCTTTGGGGACCAGATCAACAAGGATGAGAG TTACAGGCCCATAGTCGACTACATCGATGCGCAGTTTGAAAACTATCTGCAGGAGGAGCTGAAGATCCGCCGCTCACTCTTTGACTACCATGACACAAGGATCCATGTTTGTCTCTACTTCATCACGCCCACAGGGCACTCCCTCAAGTCCCTGGACCTGGTGACCATGAAGAAACTGGACAGCAAG GTAAACATTATTCCCATCATCGCCAAGGCTGATACCATCTCCAAGAGTGAGCTCCACAAGTTCAAGATCAAGATCATGGGCGAGCTGGTCAGCAATGGGGTCCAGATCTACCAGTTTCCCACTGATGATGAGGCTGTTGCAGAGATTAACGCCGTCATGAAT GCACACCTGCCCTTCGCGGTAGTTGGCAGCACCGAGGAGGTGAAGGTGGGGAACAAGCTGGTCCGAGCACGGCAGTACCCTTGGGGAGTGGTGCAGG TGGAGAATGAGAATCACTGCGACTTCGTGAAGCTCCGGGAGATGCTGATCCGGGTGAACATGGAGGACCTCCGCGAGCAGACCCACAGCCGGCACTATGAGCTCTACCGGCGCTGCAAGTTGGAGGAGATGGGCTTCCAGGACAGCGATGGTGACAGCCAGCCTTTCAG CCTGCAGGAGACATATGAGGCCAAGAGGAAGGAGTTTCTGAATGAGCtgcagaggaaggaggaagagatgagGCAGATGTTTGTCAACAAAGTGAAGGAGACAGAGCTGGAgttgaaagagaaggaaagggag CTCCACGAGAAGTTTGAGCACCTCAAGCGGGTCCATCAAGAGGAGAAGCGCAAGCTGGAGGAAAAGCGGCGGGAGCTGGAAGAGGAGACCAATGCCTTCAACCGCAGGAAGGCCGCGGTGGAGGCCCTGCAGTCGCAGGCCTTGCACGCCACCTCGCAGCAACCCCTGAGGAAGGACAAAGACAAGAAGAA ATCTTGA
- the SEPTIN8 gene encoding septin-8 isoform X4 codes for MQNAEPEPRSLSLGGHVGFDSLPDQLVSKSVTQGFSFNILCVGETGIGKSTLMNTLFNTTFETEEASHHEERVRLRPQTYDLQESNVQLKLTIVDAVGFGDQINKDERPIVDYIDAQFENYLQEELKIRRSLFDYHDTRIHVCLYFITPTGHSLKSLDLVTMKKLDSKVNIIPIIAKADTISKSELHKFKIKIMGELVSNGVQIYQFPTDDEAVAEINAVMNAHLPFAVVGSTEEVKVGNKLVRARQYPWGVVQVENENHCDFVKLREMLIRVNMEDLREQTHSRHYELYRRCKLEEMGFQDSDGDSQPFSLQETYEAKRKEFLNELQRKEEEMRQMFVNKVKETELELKEKERELHEKFEHLKRVHQEEKRKLEEKRRELEEETNAFNRRKAAVEALQSQALHATSQQPLRKDKDKKKASGWSSIYSVTIP; via the exons ATGCAG AATGCAGAGCCGGAGCCCCGGAGCCTCTCCCTGGGGGGCCATGTGGGTTTCGACAGCCTCCCGGACCAGCTGGTCAGTAAGTCAGTCACTCAGGGCTTCAGCTTCAACATCCTCTGCGTGG GGGAGACTGGCATTGGCAAGTCCACGCTGATGAACACACTCTTCAACACAACCTTCGAGACGGAGGAAGCCAGCCACCATGAGGAGCGCGTGCGTCTGCGGCCCCAGACCTACGACCTCCAAGAGAGCAACGTGCAGCTCAAGCTGACTATCGTGGACGCCGTGGGCTTTGGGGACCAGATCAACAAGGATGAGAG GCCCATAGTCGACTACATCGATGCGCAGTTTGAAAACTATCTGCAGGAGGAGCTGAAGATCCGCCGCTCACTCTTTGACTACCATGACACAAGGATCCATGTTTGTCTCTACTTCATCACGCCCACAGGGCACTCCCTCAAGTCCCTGGACCTGGTGACCATGAAGAAACTGGACAGCAAG GTAAACATTATTCCCATCATCGCCAAGGCTGATACCATCTCCAAGAGTGAGCTCCACAAGTTCAAGATCAAGATCATGGGCGAGCTGGTCAGCAATGGGGTCCAGATCTACCAGTTTCCCACTGATGATGAGGCTGTTGCAGAGATTAACGCCGTCATGAAT GCACACCTGCCCTTCGCGGTAGTTGGCAGCACCGAGGAGGTGAAGGTGGGGAACAAGCTGGTCCGAGCACGGCAGTACCCTTGGGGAGTGGTGCAGG TGGAGAATGAGAATCACTGCGACTTCGTGAAGCTCCGGGAGATGCTGATCCGGGTGAACATGGAGGACCTCCGCGAGCAGACCCACAGCCGGCACTATGAGCTCTACCGGCGCTGCAAGTTGGAGGAGATGGGCTTCCAGGACAGCGATGGTGACAGCCAGCCTTTCAG CCTGCAGGAGACATATGAGGCCAAGAGGAAGGAGTTTCTGAATGAGCtgcagaggaaggaggaagagatgagGCAGATGTTTGTCAACAAAGTGAAGGAGACAGAGCTGGAgttgaaagagaaggaaagggag CTCCACGAGAAGTTTGAGCACCTCAAGCGGGTCCATCAAGAGGAGAAGCGCAAGCTGGAGGAAAAGCGGCGGGAGCTGGAAGAGGAGACCAATGCCTTCAACCGCAGGAAGGCCGCGGTGGAGGCCCTGCAGTCGCAGGCCTTGCACGCCACCTCGCAGCAACCCCTGAGGAAGGACAAAGACAAGAAGAA agccAGTGGCTGGTCTTCCATTTACAGTGTCACTATTCCTTGA
- the SEPTIN8 gene encoding septin-8 isoform X6 gives MQNAEPEPRSLSLGGHVGFDSLPDQLVSKSVTQGFSFNILCVGETGIGKSTLMNTLFNTTFETEEASHHEERVRLRPQTYDLQESNVQLKLTIVDAVGFGDQINKDESYRPIVDYIDAQFENYLQEELKIRRSLFDYHDTRIHVCLYFITPTGHSLKSLDLVTMKKLDSKVNIIPIIAKADTISKSELHKFKIKIMGELVSNGVQIYQFPTDDEAVAEINAVMNAHLPFAVVGSTEEVKVGNKLVRARQYPWGVVQVENENHCDFVKLREMLIRVNMEDLREQTHSRHYELYRRCKLEEMGFQDSDGDSQPFSLQETYEAKRKEFLNELQRKEEEMRQMFVNKVKETELELKEKERELHEKFEHLKRVHQEEKRKLEEKRRELEEETNAFNRRKAAVEALQSQALHATSQQPLRKDKDKKN, from the exons ATGCAG AATGCAGAGCCGGAGCCCCGGAGCCTCTCCCTGGGGGGCCATGTGGGTTTCGACAGCCTCCCGGACCAGCTGGTCAGTAAGTCAGTCACTCAGGGCTTCAGCTTCAACATCCTCTGCGTGG GGGAGACTGGCATTGGCAAGTCCACGCTGATGAACACACTCTTCAACACAACCTTCGAGACGGAGGAAGCCAGCCACCATGAGGAGCGCGTGCGTCTGCGGCCCCAGACCTACGACCTCCAAGAGAGCAACGTGCAGCTCAAGCTGACTATCGTGGACGCCGTGGGCTTTGGGGACCAGATCAACAAGGATGAGAG TTACAGGCCCATAGTCGACTACATCGATGCGCAGTTTGAAAACTATCTGCAGGAGGAGCTGAAGATCCGCCGCTCACTCTTTGACTACCATGACACAAGGATCCATGTTTGTCTCTACTTCATCACGCCCACAGGGCACTCCCTCAAGTCCCTGGACCTGGTGACCATGAAGAAACTGGACAGCAAG GTAAACATTATTCCCATCATCGCCAAGGCTGATACCATCTCCAAGAGTGAGCTCCACAAGTTCAAGATCAAGATCATGGGCGAGCTGGTCAGCAATGGGGTCCAGATCTACCAGTTTCCCACTGATGATGAGGCTGTTGCAGAGATTAACGCCGTCATGAAT GCACACCTGCCCTTCGCGGTAGTTGGCAGCACCGAGGAGGTGAAGGTGGGGAACAAGCTGGTCCGAGCACGGCAGTACCCTTGGGGAGTGGTGCAGG TGGAGAATGAGAATCACTGCGACTTCGTGAAGCTCCGGGAGATGCTGATCCGGGTGAACATGGAGGACCTCCGCGAGCAGACCCACAGCCGGCACTATGAGCTCTACCGGCGCTGCAAGTTGGAGGAGATGGGCTTCCAGGACAGCGATGGTGACAGCCAGCCTTTCAG CCTGCAGGAGACATATGAGGCCAAGAGGAAGGAGTTTCTGAATGAGCtgcagaggaaggaggaagagatgagGCAGATGTTTGTCAACAAAGTGAAGGAGACAGAGCTGGAgttgaaagagaaggaaagggag CTCCACGAGAAGTTTGAGCACCTCAAGCGGGTCCATCAAGAGGAGAAGCGCAAGCTGGAGGAAAAGCGGCGGGAGCTGGAAGAGGAGACCAATGCCTTCAACCGCAGGAAGGCCGCGGTGGAGGCCCTGCAGTCGCAGGCCTTGCACGCCACCTCGCAGCAACCCCTGAGGAAGGACAAAGACAAGAAGAA ttaa
- the SEPTIN8 gene encoding septin-8 isoform X7 — protein MNTLFNTTFETEEASHHEERVRLRPQTYDLQESNVQLKLTIVDAVGFGDQINKDESYRPIVDYIDAQFENYLQEELKIRRSLFDYHDTRIHVCLYFITPTGHSLKSLDLVTMKKLDSKVNIIPIIAKADTISKSELHKFKIKIMGELVSNGVQIYQFPTDDEAVAEINAVMNAHLPFAVVGSTEEVKVGNKLVRARQYPWGVVQVENENHCDFVKLREMLIRVNMEDLREQTHSRHYELYRRCKLEEMGFQDSDGDSQPFSLQETYEAKRKEFLNELQRKEEEMRQMFVNKVKETELELKEKERELHEKFEHLKRVHQEEKRKLEEKRRELEEETNAFNRRKAAVEALQSQALHATSQQPLRKDKDKKK, from the exons ATGAACACACTCTTCAACACAACCTTCGAGACGGAGGAAGCCAGCCACCATGAGGAGCGCGTGCGTCTGCGGCCCCAGACCTACGACCTCCAAGAGAGCAACGTGCAGCTCAAGCTGACTATCGTGGACGCCGTGGGCTTTGGGGACCAGATCAACAAGGATGAGAG TTACAGGCCCATAGTCGACTACATCGATGCGCAGTTTGAAAACTATCTGCAGGAGGAGCTGAAGATCCGCCGCTCACTCTTTGACTACCATGACACAAGGATCCATGTTTGTCTCTACTTCATCACGCCCACAGGGCACTCCCTCAAGTCCCTGGACCTGGTGACCATGAAGAAACTGGACAGCAAG GTAAACATTATTCCCATCATCGCCAAGGCTGATACCATCTCCAAGAGTGAGCTCCACAAGTTCAAGATCAAGATCATGGGCGAGCTGGTCAGCAATGGGGTCCAGATCTACCAGTTTCCCACTGATGATGAGGCTGTTGCAGAGATTAACGCCGTCATGAAT GCACACCTGCCCTTCGCGGTAGTTGGCAGCACCGAGGAGGTGAAGGTGGGGAACAAGCTGGTCCGAGCACGGCAGTACCCTTGGGGAGTGGTGCAGG TGGAGAATGAGAATCACTGCGACTTCGTGAAGCTCCGGGAGATGCTGATCCGGGTGAACATGGAGGACCTCCGCGAGCAGACCCACAGCCGGCACTATGAGCTCTACCGGCGCTGCAAGTTGGAGGAGATGGGCTTCCAGGACAGCGATGGTGACAGCCAGCCTTTCAG CCTGCAGGAGACATATGAGGCCAAGAGGAAGGAGTTTCTGAATGAGCtgcagaggaaggaggaagagatgagGCAGATGTTTGTCAACAAAGTGAAGGAGACAGAGCTGGAgttgaaagagaaggaaagggag CTCCACGAGAAGTTTGAGCACCTCAAGCGGGTCCATCAAGAGGAGAAGCGCAAGCTGGAGGAAAAGCGGCGGGAGCTGGAAGAGGAGACCAATGCCTTCAACCGCAGGAAGGCCGCGGTGGAGGCCCTGCAGTCGCAGGCCTTGCACGCCACCTCGCAGCAACCCCTGAGGAAGGACAAAGACAAGAAGAAGTAG
- the SEPTIN8 gene encoding septin-8 isoform X3 encodes MQNAEPEPRSLSLGGHVGFDSLPDQLVSKSVTQGFSFNILCVGETGIGKSTLMNTLFNTTFETEEASHHEERVRLRPQTYDLQESNVQLKLTIVDAVGFGDQINKDESYRPIVDYIDAQFENYLQEELKIRRSLFDYHDTRIHVCLYFITPTGHSLKSLDLVTMKKLDSKVNIIPIIAKADTISKSELHKFKIKIMGELVSNGVQIYQFPTDDEAVAEINAVMNAHLPFAVVGSTEEVKVGNKLVRARQYPWGVVQVENENHCDFVKLREMLIRVNMEDLREQTHSRHYELYRRCKLEEMGFQDSDGDSQPFSLQETYEAKRKEFLNELQRKEEEMRQMFVNKVKETELELKEKERELHEKFEHLKRVHQEEKRKLEEKRRELEEETNAFNRRKAAVEALQSQALHATSQQPLRKDKDKKKASGWSSIYSVTIP; translated from the exons ATGCAG AATGCAGAGCCGGAGCCCCGGAGCCTCTCCCTGGGGGGCCATGTGGGTTTCGACAGCCTCCCGGACCAGCTGGTCAGTAAGTCAGTCACTCAGGGCTTCAGCTTCAACATCCTCTGCGTGG GGGAGACTGGCATTGGCAAGTCCACGCTGATGAACACACTCTTCAACACAACCTTCGAGACGGAGGAAGCCAGCCACCATGAGGAGCGCGTGCGTCTGCGGCCCCAGACCTACGACCTCCAAGAGAGCAACGTGCAGCTCAAGCTGACTATCGTGGACGCCGTGGGCTTTGGGGACCAGATCAACAAGGATGAGAG TTACAGGCCCATAGTCGACTACATCGATGCGCAGTTTGAAAACTATCTGCAGGAGGAGCTGAAGATCCGCCGCTCACTCTTTGACTACCATGACACAAGGATCCATGTTTGTCTCTACTTCATCACGCCCACAGGGCACTCCCTCAAGTCCCTGGACCTGGTGACCATGAAGAAACTGGACAGCAAG GTAAACATTATTCCCATCATCGCCAAGGCTGATACCATCTCCAAGAGTGAGCTCCACAAGTTCAAGATCAAGATCATGGGCGAGCTGGTCAGCAATGGGGTCCAGATCTACCAGTTTCCCACTGATGATGAGGCTGTTGCAGAGATTAACGCCGTCATGAAT GCACACCTGCCCTTCGCGGTAGTTGGCAGCACCGAGGAGGTGAAGGTGGGGAACAAGCTGGTCCGAGCACGGCAGTACCCTTGGGGAGTGGTGCAGG TGGAGAATGAGAATCACTGCGACTTCGTGAAGCTCCGGGAGATGCTGATCCGGGTGAACATGGAGGACCTCCGCGAGCAGACCCACAGCCGGCACTATGAGCTCTACCGGCGCTGCAAGTTGGAGGAGATGGGCTTCCAGGACAGCGATGGTGACAGCCAGCCTTTCAG CCTGCAGGAGACATATGAGGCCAAGAGGAAGGAGTTTCTGAATGAGCtgcagaggaaggaggaagagatgagGCAGATGTTTGTCAACAAAGTGAAGGAGACAGAGCTGGAgttgaaagagaaggaaagggag CTCCACGAGAAGTTTGAGCACCTCAAGCGGGTCCATCAAGAGGAGAAGCGCAAGCTGGAGGAAAAGCGGCGGGAGCTGGAAGAGGAGACCAATGCCTTCAACCGCAGGAAGGCCGCGGTGGAGGCCCTGCAGTCGCAGGCCTTGCACGCCACCTCGCAGCAACCCCTGAGGAAGGACAAAGACAAGAAGAA agccAGTGGCTGGTCTTCCATTTACAGTGTCACTATTCCTTGA